TGTTCCCAGGACAGGTGTGATCAGTAAGAGCGATACCTCAGGACAGGGCCTGGGGCATAGTGTTTGCTCAGTAGGTTTTGTTAAGTGAGGGAGCTATCACAGGGTGGGATCTCTTTGCAGAGccctttcctgtctctgtgaCATTTCCATTCTCAGCTTCACAGAGGACAAAACTGTGAGGGTGACTCACAACGGGGCGGGGTGTGTGACTCGCTAGGTTCAAGCTAGCATCTGATCCAAGAAGACAGCCTAACCCTGCTTAGGAGAGTCCAGGAGTAGGGGCAGTTTCCCCTCCCAaggaggagactgaggcaggctggcctcaggtGGGCGTTCTTGCTTTCGCTCATCAGTGCTTGCCTGCAATCTAGCTGCCCCTGTGAGGGCCGAGAGCCCTTAGCGTTTAACCTGATATCTGTCCATTCCCTTCCTAGGGACCTTAAGAGCCAGGTAGCAGTCCCTGTGTATATGTGGGGTGGAGAGATGCAAGCTCCTTTACTGCAGGTGATATAAATTCCACCAAGATGGAACCTGCCATCCCTGCCATTGGGCCATCTGTTTCCCTGGAGGGTGGGTCTACAGCCACTCCTTAGTACCTACTTTTTAgtctacatgtagaaaaatggaCACCGACAAGAGCTGAGTAGTCAGCAGTGGTCAATGTGGACAGCCAGAGGCATAAACAAAGTCCCTTTGGTCAGCGGCAGCCACACACAAAGGCTCAGGCTTGGGGAGCCCCTGGTTGGTGCCCTTGGGGTTGCCTGCCTATATTTTGGCAATAAATAACTTGAGgacccaaaaaccaaaccaaaacaaaaaatacaaccAGTATCTTTTGGGGTAGGTGGTGGGAGACTGATTAAGTTATTGGCCTTCCCTGGGCCACGCAGGTAGATGGCCCTGGGCACAGATGGGCACGGTCACCGGCATGTGTGCATCTCCACGAGCCGCTGGCACTGCCGGCACTTGACGAAGCAACACCAGTGGAACCTGCAGCCACAGCGCTCAGCCAGCTCCACCTGTGCTGTGTGGAAGCCGCGGCCACAGCACAGTAGCTCACAGCCGTCAATGGCCTTAGACGTCTTGTTGCATGTGCGGCCCCTTGTGCCTAGCACGCCACTGCGTATGTCCTGCTCACAGAAGTCTGGACTGGGCTCCAGGTATACCAGGTCCTCATCTGTGTGTGGCTTGAACTGTGCATTTCGTGGTACCAGTGCCCGGGAGGAGCCTACTCGCCGTGGCTCCACCTCCGTGGCACCGTCAAACTTCTCCTTTAGCGCGTGGCCAACCTGACGGAAGGGCGGTACAGCTCGCCAGCATGTCTTTACCTCGCAGGAACCCGACACCCCGTGGCACTTGCACTCGACCCGCATGTGTGTCAAGATGGcctgtggggaggagggagaggggatcaGGGAgagtgaggtgggggaggggctcctGGGGATCTGCAGGTGGCCAGGAGGACTGAACCCCAGAATCAAGGGGTTCGCTGGTGTGCCTCTTTTGTATAAACAAATACcggtgctgtgctgtgctgagcTGGCAAGCGGTGTTGGGGACAGAGCAATGAGGTGCTGTCCCTGTATTTGGGGCACCTGGAGTTGCTGGAGGACATGGTGAAGGGCAGTGTAGGAAGCATTTGAGTGAGTGGCAGGTGACCTGAGGAGCACAGTGCTGTGCCGAATCTCCACAGAGACCCTGGGAGTAGACATCAGGAAGGCAGATGGGGTCACAGGTGAGCATATGATGTCCGGGTGGACAGGACTGGATCTGTTCCCCCCACTACCAACCCCTGGCCTAAAGAAGTGCCCGATGAGAAGACGAGCTTCCATGGTAACCGCGGGACCATTTCAGGGGCTCCGCCCACGCAGCCCTACCCCGGTGCCGATGGGCTTGGTACTGCTCTAccttcctgccagcctcgttGTTGTGAAGGTTCATGAGTGCCCGGCTGGAGGAGGCCCCCTTGCTTCTCTCCCGGACGTCCACAAAGGACTGCGAGAAGGCTACACCATAGGCGATGTTGTCTGAGCATCCTGACCACTGGAAGCCTGGGGCGTGGAGGGCAGAAAGAGTTCTGGGGTGAGTTTGGGCCCGGGGCTAGGTCCCTGCCCTCCCCTTTGAACTGATGCGCTTACCCTGTGGGCTGACCCCGTGCACTGTCCGGTCACAGCCACACTTTTCCAGTTCTCCACTGCTGCATGCCCTTGTCACTGCAAAGGCCACACCTGCCGAAGAGATGGCGTAGACAAAGGCAGCTTCCCGGGTCCCTGTGGGAGACAAAGGGAGGAAAGGGCTAGGTCCTGGGGTCCTGCCACATCTGTATTTTCCTAGGGAGAGGTATATGAAGGCTGATGAATGCTGGCACTAAGGAGGACAAGGCAGGTAGAAGCCTGTCTGCCAAGCACACAGTAGGTCCTTGTTCTGATCACACCAGTAGCCATCCCTCCTTCACACGTGAGGACCAGTGCATCCTTCCAACAGCCTGGTGAGGCAAGGGCTATGGTCACCCCCATCTTACAGAGGCTTGGCAGCCTGTCCCACAGCACGTGGCTGAGCCAGCAGACAGCCTGATTCAGGGTCTGATCACTCAGCTCCCGAAGAATGCTGTTCTCACTGCCTCATCCTCCAGAAAGCAAGGGACAGTCATGGCATTTTGTGACAGTCTGGGAAATTTAGATGTCCACAACGCTGTGAAGGGGCGTAGCCCCACTGCCACCCCAGCTTTGCCCTGTTGTTGAACTATTCCCTGGGCTCTAAGTTCCCCTTTGTGACCCAGCCTGAGCTCTTCCTCAGGCTAGCCCTGCAGCAAACAATGTCCCCTGCTTCCTTGAGACCTGAAGAACAAACCATAGTATTGGCAGCTCCTGGCACCGGGCCCCTCCTGCTGACTGGGGGTAGGGAGGGCACACAAGCCCGTCCCCGTCCCACGATCAGGTGCTAGAGACAGGAGTCTGTAGCACAGGTCTGCCCGCCTCTCTGTCGTGGTTGCATCTTTTGCCCACGGCTGCTCAGCAATTCTATTTTGGTGACAGCCCTCCTCCCCTGCCTGAATGGATGTTTTTATCCTCCTTAGGAACTGTGCCTGGGGTGTAGCTGCTGTGGAGTTTCTTTCTTAGGGGTGATCTGGGCAGTGTGTGAGCGGAGCATCCATGCTGGCTGGGTGTGTGACCAGACAGTGGGCCTTGCTCCTATCCAAGACCCTGTGAGGGCCTCTGTGTGCTGTGGCTGGCCTTCTGTCTTTAGATGCGGGGTCTGTGTCCACAAGAGTGGTGGGGGCAGGCGTTAGGCCCGTGGTTGGCAATTACCTCTGTAACACCCAGACTTGTGCTCCCAGATGCCCTAGGGAGCAGTCACCATGGTCAGATGAAAACAGTCACCTCCACTGTGCTGGTCTGTGGACAGAGGCAGCCCGGCCTGGGCGCTAGAGTAGGAGGCAGCTTAACCCCCAACACGCAGGACACCCTGTTCTCAGTGCAGCTCTTAAGCAGGGAGTACCACCCACGGTCCTTTCCGCTGCCCACTCGCTGCTTGGCCATTTTGGGCCTGCATTGAGGGGCttggctggagccatggagccTCGACAGTCTGGGATGGAATCTTCTCCAAGCTAATTGAGGTTAATAGCAGGCTCATGTTGGTTGGTTTTATACTGTGGCCGCCCAAAGAGAGACAACTTCAGTTTCTGGTATTTCTGGTATTTCCAGGCCTGAACCAGCACAAATCGTTGCCCCAAAGACCAAGGGGGAAGGGAAGTCCCAGGAGATGGGGCTGGACTGGTGGGTGGCCTTAGCCCTCTGCCCTAGGAGGTCCCTTTGCTTCTTTAACTGCCCAGGCAGTTCCTGCCCAACCCTGGCTCTTGTTCACCTCTGCCCCCTAGTGCCAGTGGTTCTTAGTGGGTACCAGTCCCACTGTGAGGTTGCTCGGGAGACCACTGTCTCATTTGTCTGGGTTGAC
Above is a window of Arvicanthis niloticus isolate mArvNil1 chromosome 5, mArvNil1.pat.X, whole genome shotgun sequence DNA encoding:
- the Wnt4 gene encoding protein Wnt-4, which translates into the protein MSPRSCLRSLRLLVFAVFSAAASNWLYLAKLSSVGSISEEETCEKLKGLIQRQVQMCKRNLEVMDSVRRGAQLAIEECQYQFRNRRWNCSTLDSLPVFGKVVTQGTREAAFVYAISSAGVAFAVTRACSSGELEKCGCDRTVHGVSPQGFQWSGCSDNIAYGVAFSQSFVDVRERSKGASSSRALMNLHNNEAGRKAILTHMRVECKCHGVSGSCEVKTCWRAVPPFRQVGHALKEKFDGATEVEPRRVGSSRALVPRNAQFKPHTDEDLVYLEPSPDFCEQDIRSGVLGTRGRTCNKTSKAIDGCELLCCGRGFHTAQVELAERCGCRFHWCCFVKCRQCQRLVEMHTCR